Proteins encoded together in one Thermococcus gammatolerans EJ3 window:
- a CDS encoding DUF3887 domain-containing protein, translated as MRRSIVALFFTVMLLSGVPVLADEFTEEGNAFMEDFIKAMNTGNYSLIEPHLSERLRNELGEREFAQLRGFTMENYGRLLSFSFVNESREGDMVKLEYEVKAEKGAFPIALTYENGELVGIGLGVRAKPNPAGMVAMILGTLLVLGAFYFIQKPVTPDLVLGAGIALGLSVLIPFYGIISLVVAYSTLSRALFTAFTTALTVEAVKFYFARNRDGLSIGLGLGLGQYVLLSIGTFVATNFIMQLPVSFTGATYWAFLFALTFTAFHALSAETYSKLRDGRLLLLLAFIEGLALAMESLSRLGPSLLLVLLGIAVGLRLGGVIDGIAGREAR; from the coding sequence GTTATGCTCCTCTCGGGAGTGCCCGTTCTGGCGGATGAGTTCACCGAGGAGGGGAACGCCTTCATGGAGGACTTCATAAAGGCCATGAACACCGGCAACTACTCCCTCATAGAGCCCCACCTGAGCGAGAGGCTCAGGAACGAGCTCGGGGAGAGGGAGTTTGCCCAGCTCAGGGGCTTCACGATGGAGAACTACGGCCGGTTGCTGTCCTTCAGCTTCGTCAACGAGAGTCGTGAAGGGGATATGGTGAAGCTGGAATACGAGGTCAAGGCGGAGAAAGGGGCCTTTCCGATCGCCTTAACCTATGAGAACGGCGAGCTCGTTGGAATCGGCCTAGGGGTAAGGGCAAAGCCAAATCCAGCGGGAATGGTCGCGATGATTCTCGGCACTCTGCTCGTCCTGGGGGCGTTTTACTTCATCCAAAAGCCAGTTACTCCAGACCTCGTCCTCGGAGCTGGGATAGCGCTCGGTCTGTCGGTTCTCATCCCCTTCTACGGGATAATCTCGCTCGTCGTGGCGTACTCCACGCTCTCCCGCGCCCTGTTCACGGCCTTTACAACCGCCCTGACTGTCGAGGCCGTCAAGTTCTACTTCGCCCGCAACAGGGACGGCCTTTCCATAGGCCTCGGGCTCGGACTTGGCCAGTATGTCCTCCTCTCCATCGGCACCTTCGTGGCGACGAACTTCATAATGCAACTACCCGTTTCCTTCACGGGGGCAACGTACTGGGCCTTCCTCTTCGCGCTAACGTTTACGGCTTTCCACGCGCTTTCGGCTGAGACGTATTCGAAGCTCCGCGACGGTAGGTTGCTCCTTCTCCTCGCATTCATCGAGGGGCTCGCGCTTGCGATGGAGTCGCTTTCGCGTCTCGGCCCTTCGCTGTTGCTTGTCTTACTGGGAATAGCGGTGGGACTCAGGCTCGGAGGTGTCATCGATGGAATCGCTGGACGAGAGGCTCGTTGA
- a CDS encoding polyprenyl synthetase family protein, producing MESLDERLVEALEGSVELAKKIGEYIIRSGGKRIRPRITLAVSKGLGLDENDALDLASAIELIHTASLVHDDVIDLAEKRRNNPTVVMRWGPELAVLSGDFLFVRALRIIAKKKAAMVDYVAKAVEDMVKGEILQEAVRGSVHLDLDTYYEIIDRKTGKLFGAAFALPAYYLEKPYWMELDKAGTLVGRAFQIVDDVLDYFPGTGKDRFKDLLNGKATLPLILYTERYGSSFVEKILKNPSEENLLNLFERMMNAGVFEESLKIARGYVDGALKLIGDLPFDGSEVVRLVSGYFEGVFKRVRTSGS from the coding sequence ATGGAATCGCTGGACGAGAGGCTCGTTGAAGCACTTGAGGGGAGCGTTGAGCTCGCGAAGAAAATCGGGGAGTACATAATCCGGAGCGGGGGGAAGAGGATAAGGCCGAGGATAACCCTGGCAGTTTCGAAAGGCCTCGGACTCGACGAGAACGATGCCCTCGACCTCGCCTCGGCGATAGAGCTAATCCACACCGCCAGCTTAGTTCACGACGACGTCATTGATTTGGCGGAGAAGAGGAGGAACAACCCCACCGTCGTCATGCGCTGGGGGCCCGAGCTTGCCGTCCTCAGCGGGGATTTTCTCTTCGTCCGCGCGCTGAGGATTATAGCCAAAAAGAAGGCCGCGATGGTGGACTACGTCGCCAAAGCCGTCGAGGACATGGTCAAGGGTGAAATCCTTCAGGAAGCCGTGCGCGGGAGCGTCCATCTCGACCTCGACACGTACTACGAGATAATAGACAGGAAGACAGGAAAGCTTTTCGGAGCCGCCTTTGCGCTTCCCGCCTACTACCTCGAAAAGCCCTACTGGATGGAGCTCGACAAAGCCGGAACGCTCGTCGGAAGGGCGTTCCAGATAGTTGACGACGTTCTCGATTACTTCCCCGGAACCGGAAAGGACCGCTTCAAGGATTTGCTCAACGGAAAGGCGACCCTCCCGCTGATCCTCTACACCGAGCGCTACGGCTCTTCATTCGTCGAAAAGATTCTTAAGAACCCGAGCGAAGAGAACCTGCTCAATCTCTTTGAGAGGATGATGAATGCTGGTGTGTTCGAGGAATCTCTAAAAATAGCCAGGGGATACGTGGACGGGGCTCTGAAGCTCATTGGAGACCTGCCCTTCGATGGGAGCGAGGTTGTGAGGCTTGTTTCCGGATACTTTGAGGGGGTCTTCAAAAGGGTCAGGACTTCAGGTAGTTAG
- a CDS encoding hydrogenase 4 subunit D: MIGLLATLAFTVPLIGGLILFRLDERKADVVMLASFITAMLLQLGVAVIYLLDHEELIHIAYLKSTQFGEVYGIIIDPMSVLIGTVVAVAGFIFMFYGVEYMSERNVGHPGGKGRGLFYAWMTLFEGATLGFIYSSTFLGLLIFFELMGLACWGVVSFYNTPAGRRAGFKAFIIPNVGAMIGFYTAIYIGLTQLHDLSLFSLPKVSPEVKPWLFLALLIAGYTKSAQFPTYSWIPDAMEAPTPASAFLHGAAMVEMGVYLVARVIQFIGPLPVWIFYFMAVMVSLTLLIPILNYPVQKDAKRLLAYSTVAEAGIMFVGLTYAVLGLTGKAPGFDVGLKAAMFQLTTHAFVKGLAFLTAGTFTYSLGTLDLRQISGLRKLLPVNGLAWTVALLGLAGLPPMGIAFSKAELLTNLSLVRVSALAWLPILMVLADSAVFLWVGLKWITRNVFGRPKAVRAPTHPIITASLVTLIVLTLVSAYLAYPLVEEITFYGVIP; the protein is encoded by the coding sequence ATGATTGGCCTTCTCGCGACCTTAGCGTTCACGGTCCCGCTCATCGGTGGGTTAATCCTCTTCAGGCTCGACGAGAGAAAAGCAGACGTGGTAATGCTAGCTTCATTCATAACGGCGATGCTCCTCCAGCTCGGCGTTGCAGTCATTTATCTCCTCGACCACGAGGAGCTGATTCACATCGCCTACCTCAAGAGCACCCAGTTCGGCGAGGTCTATGGTATAATAATCGACCCCATGAGCGTTCTAATCGGAACGGTCGTTGCAGTTGCTGGCTTCATATTCATGTTCTACGGCGTCGAGTACATGAGCGAAAGAAACGTCGGCCATCCCGGAGGAAAGGGAAGGGGCCTCTTCTACGCCTGGATGACGCTCTTTGAAGGTGCCACCCTCGGCTTCATATACTCCTCGACCTTCCTCGGCCTGCTCATCTTCTTCGAGCTGATGGGTTTGGCATGCTGGGGCGTCGTGAGCTTCTACAACACTCCCGCAGGCAGGAGGGCCGGCTTCAAGGCCTTCATAATCCCGAACGTGGGAGCTATGATAGGCTTTTACACGGCAATCTACATCGGCCTCACCCAGCTCCACGATTTAAGTCTGTTCTCGCTCCCGAAGGTCTCACCGGAGGTTAAGCCCTGGCTGTTCCTGGCTCTTCTCATAGCGGGATACACCAAGAGCGCCCAGTTCCCGACTTACTCGTGGATTCCGGACGCGATGGAGGCGCCGACTCCAGCGAGCGCTTTCCTTCACGGCGCGGCGATGGTTGAGATGGGCGTCTACCTCGTCGCGAGGGTTATCCAGTTCATAGGGCCCTTGCCAGTCTGGATTTTCTACTTCATGGCCGTAATGGTCTCGCTCACGCTCCTAATCCCGATACTCAACTACCCCGTCCAGAAGGACGCGAAGAGACTGCTCGCTTACTCGACTGTGGCAGAGGCGGGAATAATGTTCGTTGGCCTGACCTACGCCGTCCTCGGCCTTACTGGCAAAGCACCGGGCTTCGACGTCGGCCTCAAAGCCGCGATGTTCCAGCTGACAACTCACGCCTTCGTCAAGGGCCTGGCCTTCCTCACCGCTGGAACCTTCACGTACTCCCTCGGAACCCTTGACCTGAGGCAGATAAGTGGCCTCAGGAAACTCCTGCCGGTAAACGGCCTCGCTTGGACGGTGGCACTCCTCGGTTTAGCGGGCCTACCTCCTATGGGAATAGCATTCAGCAAGGCGGAACTGCTGACTAACCTGAGCCTTGTCAGGGTCTCCGCTCTGGCCTGGCTTCCGATACTGATGGTGCTGGCGGATTCGGCAGTCTTCCTCTGGGTCGGCCTCAAGTGGATAACGAGGAACGTCTTCGGCAGGCCAAAAGCAGTTAGGGCCCCAACCCACCCGATAATAACCGCGTCGCTCGTGACCCTCATCGTCCTGACGCTGGTCTCGGCTTACCTCGCCTATCCACTCGTTGAGGAGATAACCTTCTACGGGGTGATACCATGA
- a CDS encoding complex I subunit 5 family protein, whose translation MSLYFLELALGLLFIASLVGLASGRRAYYVTLLASFPLLVSAVEGLNGISGEIIPFLPTTVRVDSISALFLLVTAFITLALSLYLLSYGVKGNEKFMAMATNMALLSVVLFLVTDNLERLTLAYELFAVFTAAMVLASETRGSRKATWRYLVLTQVFGIIPLLMATGLAYGAVGDLHHLTFHGLREDLENLPVKPVFLLVLFLSASLVRSGAFPFHVWVPRVYRSLPSPFVPVFLLGEILGVYMLLRVVHFVLPAGEAFGYTVAFLGTVTAFATLYSFREIRLKRKFAYHSVMDVGIAYFALGSSLVLKGSFLGTVALLGALLHLLYQTLYKSAFFFGLGAIEHYGEEPNICSMRKLLKGHVIALLVTLSVFSMAGVPPLSAFVSKWLIYTASMGTTNVLLWLMVVTVAFLGIFPLASIVQVRRINRLICKREVEREEVPFLIRAVTGTVSLVSFLVAVFPFILLPWLTGSLEELGYPLPESASHLFLGSPGSFIALITLVTMTFIGWKIGKMPTERVSELLLIFYNMGDILRFTADYFLSVGKDFYLKRILPIIKVVPRHEVPIIKDYDDALDYPVRHLDEAMFMPLIRAVERLARWGRSRNPDMNALMGGFAIAMAILIILLGVFA comes from the coding sequence ATGAGCCTCTACTTCCTGGAGCTGGCCCTCGGACTGCTCTTCATCGCTTCGCTCGTCGGCCTCGCCTCGGGAAGGCGCGCCTACTACGTAACCCTCCTCGCGTCCTTCCCGCTCCTCGTGAGTGCGGTTGAGGGCTTAAACGGCATCTCGGGCGAGATAATTCCCTTCCTCCCGACGACGGTTAGAGTGGACTCCATCTCGGCCCTTTTCCTGCTCGTCACAGCTTTCATAACGCTGGCCCTCTCGCTCTACCTGCTCTCCTATGGGGTAAAGGGCAACGAGAAGTTCATGGCTATGGCAACCAACATGGCACTCCTATCTGTTGTCCTGTTCCTCGTAACTGACAATCTCGAAAGACTTACCCTCGCCTACGAGCTCTTCGCGGTGTTTACCGCCGCCATGGTGCTCGCCTCTGAAACGAGGGGCTCAAGGAAGGCCACCTGGCGCTACCTCGTACTCACTCAGGTCTTCGGTATAATCCCACTCCTGATGGCGACCGGCTTGGCTTACGGTGCAGTTGGAGATTTACACCACCTGACCTTTCACGGCCTTCGCGAGGACTTAGAGAACCTTCCTGTGAAACCTGTGTTCCTCCTCGTCCTCTTCCTCTCGGCCTCACTCGTCAGGAGCGGGGCGTTCCCCTTCCACGTCTGGGTTCCGAGGGTCTACCGCTCGCTCCCGAGCCCCTTTGTTCCGGTCTTCCTCCTCGGCGAGATCCTCGGGGTTTACATGCTCCTCAGGGTTGTCCACTTCGTCCTCCCCGCTGGAGAAGCCTTCGGCTACACAGTTGCATTCCTCGGGACCGTAACGGCCTTCGCGACGCTCTACTCCTTCAGGGAAATCAGGCTCAAGCGTAAGTTCGCGTACCACAGCGTCATGGACGTTGGAATAGCCTACTTCGCCCTCGGTAGCTCCCTCGTTCTCAAAGGAAGTTTCCTCGGAACCGTTGCCCTCCTCGGAGCTTTGCTCCACCTCCTCTACCAGACCCTCTACAAGAGCGCCTTCTTCTTTGGCCTCGGCGCGATAGAGCACTACGGTGAGGAGCCGAACATCTGCTCCATGAGGAAGCTCTTGAAGGGTCACGTCATAGCGCTCCTCGTTACCCTCTCCGTTTTTTCAATGGCGGGAGTTCCGCCGCTTTCAGCCTTCGTGAGCAAGTGGCTCATCTACACGGCTTCAATGGGCACGACCAACGTCCTCCTCTGGCTGATGGTTGTCACGGTGGCCTTCCTTGGGATATTTCCTCTGGCGTCAATAGTCCAGGTCAGAAGGATAAACAGGCTCATATGCAAGCGCGAGGTTGAGAGGGAAGAGGTTCCCTTCCTGATAAGGGCAGTCACCGGAACGGTCTCGCTCGTGAGCTTTCTCGTGGCCGTGTTCCCGTTTATCCTGCTCCCCTGGCTGACGGGTTCGCTCGAAGAACTCGGCTACCCCCTGCCCGAGAGTGCATCCCATCTCTTCCTCGGAAGTCCGGGCTCTTTCATAGCACTCATCACGCTCGTGACAATGACTTTCATCGGCTGGAAAATCGGAAAGATGCCAACCGAGCGCGTCAGCGAGCTACTCCTTATCTTCTACAACATGGGCGACATCCTCAGATTCACGGCCGACTACTTCCTCTCGGTGGGCAAGGACTTTTACCTCAAACGCATACTCCCCATCATAAAGGTCGTTCCAAGGCACGAGGTGCCCATTATCAAGGACTACGACGACGCGCTAGATTATCCGGTGAGGCACCTCGACGAGGCCATGTTCATGCCCCTCATAAGGGCCGTTGAGAGGCTTGCTCGCTGGGGCAGGAGCAGAAACCCCGACATGAACGCGCTCATGGGTGGCTTTGCCATAGCTATGGCCATCCTGATAATCCTCCTGGGGGTGTTCGCATGA
- a CDS encoding monovalent cation/H+ antiporter complex subunit F — MNFEAVFLDVLYFAAVIYTLAFVLYGIRAIKGPTTADIILAVDCLSFDMAAFMVVLGIYFKSIMLASGAIILALWAFMLDIYYTKYVLYGEVEV; from the coding sequence ATGAACTTTGAGGCCGTGTTCCTGGACGTCCTTTACTTCGCGGCCGTCATCTACACGCTCGCTTTCGTCCTGTACGGAATTCGAGCCATTAAAGGACCAACGACCGCTGATATTATCCTCGCGGTGGACTGCCTCTCCTTCGACATGGCGGCGTTCATGGTTGTGCTGGGAATCTACTTCAAGTCCATAATGCTCGCGAGCGGTGCGATAATCCTCGCCCTGTGGGCCTTCATGCTGGACATCTACTACACCAAGTACGTCCTCTACGGGGAGGTGGAGGTATGA
- the mnhG gene encoding monovalent cation/H(+) antiporter subunit G, with translation MIIEDVIFVIGSVAILIGAIYDLIAAIGLLRFKDFYMRTHAATVGTIGGAVLPVFGAGLVALVYHPLGSQRFFMAGIAFTVGVLILLIAPTGTHSIVSAVYFGRVGKKPPLVVDQLEEDLPKREDVAELVREHEELPGEEEEPKFTFRRLVR, from the coding sequence ATGATTATCGAGGACGTCATCTTCGTCATCGGCTCGGTCGCGATACTAATCGGGGCCATCTACGACCTCATAGCGGCCATAGGCCTGCTCAGGTTTAAGGACTTCTACATGAGAACCCACGCAGCCACCGTTGGGACGATTGGAGGGGCTGTGTTACCCGTCTTTGGTGCGGGACTGGTGGCTCTCGTCTATCACCCCCTCGGCTCCCAGAGGTTCTTCATGGCGGGGATAGCGTTCACCGTTGGAGTTTTAATCCTCCTGATAGCACCGACGGGAACACACTCGATAGTCTCGGCCGTCTATTTCGGAAGAGTCGGAAAGAAGCCGCCCTTAGTGGTTGACCAGCTCGAGGAGGACCTGCCGAAGAGGGAGGACGTTGCGGAGCTCGTCCGCGAGCATGAGGAGTTGCCCGGTGAGGAAGAAGAGCCAAAATTCACATTCAGGAGGCTGGTGAGATGA
- a CDS encoding hydrogenase subunit MbhD domain-containing protein — translation MIELHLIILAIVVSFGFVFSYLAMKEHDLLKALALSSVQSTFFALGFYILAAPDIVLAYLAIAVGAYTALVILAISKTERYEVGE, via the coding sequence ATGATTGAGCTCCACCTGATAATCCTCGCGATAGTCGTTTCATTCGGCTTCGTCTTCAGCTACCTGGCAATGAAGGAGCACGACCTGCTCAAGGCCCTGGCTTTAAGCTCCGTCCAGTCAACCTTCTTCGCCCTCGGCTTCTACATCCTTGCGGCCCCTGACATAGTGCTGGCTTACCTCGCCATAGCGGTTGGAGCCTATACAGCCCTCGTAATCCTCGCCATAAGCAAAACGGAGCGCTACGAGGTGGGAGAATGA
- a CDS encoding Na(+)/H(+) antiporter subunit B: MKRDVIVAVSFLLAFLFIAYAVAVKNVLGLGGVELRPLGEFYLSHSFAHEGLTSHSPEVVTAIVWNYRGFDTLFETFVFFLAIMGAFSVLRLTDEQEKLVKELEAREPHRHMDLIVRAITKLVVIMIIAISASIALHGHLTPGGGFQGGSAMAVASLLLFAAFSKFTLERKGLTVKHTVSAYALGLTLILATVLAPVFLYGGKVLEINLLPGEMGLFNLDVGEYLAVTFGFLTVFLVLGVSEWIFKTVLRGEVDD; the protein is encoded by the coding sequence ATGAAGAGGGACGTTATCGTTGCCGTCTCGTTCCTGCTCGCGTTCCTGTTCATAGCCTACGCCGTAGCCGTAAAAAATGTCCTCGGCCTTGGAGGAGTCGAGCTCAGGCCCCTCGGCGAGTTCTACCTGAGCCACTCCTTCGCCCACGAGGGCCTGACCAGCCACAGCCCAGAGGTGGTTACGGCGATAGTGTGGAATTACAGGGGCTTCGATACCCTCTTCGAGACCTTCGTCTTCTTCCTCGCGATTATGGGAGCCTTCAGCGTGCTGAGACTAACGGACGAGCAGGAGAAGCTCGTGAAGGAGCTCGAGGCGAGGGAACCACACAGGCATATGGATTTAATCGTCAGGGCGATAACGAAGCTCGTCGTGATAATGATAATCGCCATTTCGGCCTCGATAGCGCTCCACGGGCATCTAACGCCAGGAGGCGGCTTCCAAGGCGGTTCGGCAATGGCGGTCGCTTCATTGCTCCTCTTCGCGGCCTTCTCCAAGTTCACCCTCGAGAGGAAGGGCCTCACGGTGAAGCACACGGTCTCAGCCTATGCCCTCGGCCTGACCTTAATCCTCGCAACGGTTCTCGCCCCAGTCTTCCTCTACGGCGGTAAGGTGCTCGAAATAAACCTCCTGCCTGGCGAGATGGGCCTCTTCAACCTCGACGTCGGTGAGTACCTGGCGGTGACCTTCGGCTTCCTTACTGTGTTCCTCGTGCTCGGCGTTTCGGAGTGGATATTCAAGACCGTCCTCAGGGGGGAGGTGGATGATTGA
- a CDS encoding sodium:proton antiporter — protein sequence MIDLLLAYITLTLFGMVLLGIYGVVTRSNLIKKIIMLNILGDAVNMLFILIGYRIVFPVFPSIYEEHITFEEFLSRAVDPTPQALVLTAIVIGMAMNILLATYAIQFYRLHGTVDARDMAEIIGGESE from the coding sequence ATGATTGACCTTCTCCTGGCTTACATCACGCTGACGCTCTTCGGCATGGTACTCCTCGGAATCTATGGAGTCGTCACCCGCTCCAACCTGATTAAGAAAATCATCATGCTCAACATCTTGGGCGACGCGGTGAACATGCTCTTCATCCTGATCGGCTACCGCATCGTTTTCCCCGTATTCCCGTCCATCTATGAGGAACACATAACTTTCGAGGAGTTCCTCAGCAGGGCAGTTGATCCTACCCCACAGGCGCTTGTTCTGACGGCGATAGTCATTGGGATGGCGATGAACATCCTGCTCGCCACATACGCGATACAGTTCTACCGCCTCCACGGGACGGTCGATGCAAGGGACATGGCCGAGATAATAGGGGGTGAGAGCGAATGA
- a CDS encoding Na+/H+ antiporter subunit E has translation MRIRFSPATFFIVLATYLFYTGSATEYDVVTGSAVALIVSFLVGHWLVKNDLKFFSPKRWLYAAIYFLRYFFIEETKTHIDVAKRVFTLKANPGIVRIPLEVENDYGKVLVANSITNTPGTVVVDISDDGKWLYVHWIDVSTLDEKEVKENVVAYFEDYAKKIFD, from the coding sequence ATGAGGATCAGGTTCTCCCCCGCGACGTTCTTCATAGTGCTCGCCACCTACCTGTTTTACACGGGCTCTGCAACCGAATACGATGTAGTTACTGGCTCGGCGGTGGCCCTGATAGTTTCCTTCCTCGTCGGTCACTGGCTCGTGAAGAACGACCTCAAGTTCTTCTCACCGAAGAGGTGGCTCTACGCAGCCATATACTTCCTCCGCTACTTCTTCATTGAAGAAACTAAGACGCACATTGACGTCGCAAAGAGGGTCTTCACTCTCAAGGCTAACCCGGGCATCGTGAGGATTCCCCTTGAGGTGGAGAACGACTATGGAAAGGTCCTCGTTGCCAACTCGATAACCAACACGCCCGGAACGGTAGTTGTGGACATAAGCGACGACGGGAAGTGGCTCTACGTCCACTGGATTGACGTTTCCACGCTCGACGAGAAGGAAGTGAAGGAGAACGTGGTTGCCTACTTCGAGGACTACGCGAAGAAAATCTTTGACTGA
- a CDS encoding proton-conducting transporter transmembrane domain-containing protein — MEVGIVPIIPLGFAFFLPFIAFITGRRRGVVIAYSLVGLLATFISTLWLFNEVYSSNEPLVYALGNWIAPIGIVLEVDLMGAILVLLTAFLFLLAGIYAVEYLSHDHGIEFFYTSLLGLEAGLIGLFMTGDAFNTFVMLEVTGASAYALVGFYRSRSEAVEGAFKYGISGATATTLYFLALGFIYASFGTLNMADLSAKFHGISFPVTTKLFGEPTLALAIFFALTLSMVIVKSAIFPGHYWLPYAHSAAPSPVSALLSGLVVSGGVYLLARYLYTVFYDLPFWKTLSVVLLALGAASALLSSIMMVVQKDVKRLVAYSTILHMGYLVMALGVGTQLALTAFLYHTVNHAIAKGMLFLTVGAFIHHAGTRKIDELAGIGKKMPLTTALFGLATLSLVGVPPLNVFFSKMLIFNALLQVSPLVASVVVITSAIAAWAYFRLFITLWRGKPVEGHHHGHDEHEEPERHEVPLFVAVNLLLGTLVVTFGVFAPVIIDKFFHPASVQAMDWQSYVDAVKRLAETTFSALG, encoded by the coding sequence ATGGAGGTCGGAATAGTCCCGATTATCCCACTCGGCTTTGCGTTCTTCCTTCCCTTCATAGCCTTCATAACGGGCAGAAGAAGGGGCGTTGTGATAGCCTATTCCTTGGTGGGCCTGTTGGCGACGTTCATATCCACCCTGTGGTTGTTCAATGAGGTCTACTCCTCAAATGAGCCCTTGGTATATGCCTTGGGCAACTGGATAGCCCCAATCGGCATAGTCCTCGAAGTGGATTTAATGGGGGCGATCTTGGTTCTTTTAACGGCCTTCCTTTTCCTCCTGGCGGGAATTTACGCCGTCGAGTACCTTTCGCACGATCACGGCATTGAATTCTTCTATACCTCTCTCCTCGGCCTTGAGGCGGGACTCATTGGCCTGTTCATGACTGGAGATGCCTTCAACACCTTCGTCATGCTCGAGGTCACGGGAGCGAGCGCCTACGCCCTCGTGGGCTTTTACAGGAGCAGGAGCGAGGCCGTTGAAGGTGCCTTCAAGTACGGTATAAGCGGTGCAACGGCCACTACTCTCTACTTCCTCGCCCTCGGCTTCATCTACGCCTCCTTCGGAACCCTCAACATGGCCGACTTAAGCGCCAAGTTCCACGGGATTTCCTTCCCCGTAACCACTAAGCTCTTCGGTGAGCCAACGCTCGCCCTCGCGATTTTCTTCGCGCTGACACTCTCGATGGTCATCGTCAAGAGCGCAATCTTCCCGGGCCACTACTGGTTGCCGTATGCGCACTCGGCCGCACCTTCGCCAGTTTCGGCACTGCTGAGCGGACTCGTTGTCAGCGGGGGTGTTTACCTACTCGCGCGCTATCTCTACACGGTTTTCTATGACCTTCCGTTCTGGAAAACTCTTTCGGTAGTTCTCCTAGCCCTCGGAGCCGCTTCGGCCCTGCTATCCTCAATAATGATGGTGGTGCAGAAGGACGTGAAGAGGCTGGTGGCGTATTCGACGATACTCCACATGGGGTACCTCGTAATGGCACTCGGGGTGGGAACCCAGCTGGCGCTGACCGCTTTCCTCTACCACACCGTCAACCACGCGATAGCCAAGGGCATGCTCTTCCTCACGGTGGGAGCCTTCATACACCATGCGGGGACGAGAAAGATAGACGAACTCGCGGGGATTGGCAAAAAGATGCCCCTTACAACGGCGCTCTTCGGCCTGGCGACGCTCAGTCTCGTCGGCGTTCCCCCGCTCAACGTCTTCTTCAGCAAGATGCTCATCTTCAACGCCCTCCTCCAGGTGAGCCCTCTCGTTGCCTCCGTCGTGGTAATCACAAGCGCAATAGCCGCTTGGGCATACTTCCGGCTTTTCATAACCCTCTGGCGCGGAAAGCCGGTCGAGGGGCACCATCACGGCCATGATGAACACGAAGAGCCAGAGAGACACGAGGTCCCGCTCTTCGTGGCGGTGAACTTACTCCTCGGAACCCTCGTGGTCACGTTTGGGGTCTTCGCCCCGGTAATAATCGACAAGTTCTTCCACCCGGCCTCGGTTCAGGCGATGGATTGGCAGAGCTACGTTGACGCGGTGAAGAGGCTGGCGGAGACAACTTTCTCGGCCCTCGGCTAA
- a CDS encoding DUF998 domain-containing protein, protein MEVEKFKWSGFAGGLIYWLFVAWSVSRNPWFSFWRNALSDLGGANANSPWIYNAGLVVTSFFVMAFAVYLVLTALNKLQTVGGSYVSISAIFLALIGVFHEGTRPHGFVSTYFFVQFFLGVLIYGLGSGEKLRSPRSFSLPSRLSGHFSSGPQLHSWKPTRFSSSWPLLSSSRFLEVVKGERAFSSDKANA, encoded by the coding sequence ATGGAAGTAGAGAAGTTCAAGTGGTCGGGCTTTGCCGGGGGTTTAATCTACTGGCTCTTCGTTGCATGGAGCGTAAGCCGAAACCCCTGGTTCTCCTTCTGGAGAAACGCACTGAGCGACCTTGGAGGGGCCAATGCGAACTCACCCTGGATTTACAACGCCGGCCTCGTGGTTACCTCATTCTTCGTGATGGCTTTTGCGGTCTATCTGGTGTTAACTGCCCTAAACAAGCTCCAGACGGTTGGCGGTTCCTACGTGAGCATTTCGGCGATTTTTCTGGCCCTAATCGGTGTGTTCCACGAGGGAACGAGGCCTCACGGCTTCGTCTCGACGTACTTCTTCGTCCAGTTCTTCCTGGGGGTCCTGATTTACGGCCTCGGCTCGGGAGAAAAGTTAAGGTCGCCTCGCTCGTTCTCTTTGCCCTCGCGGTTATCGGGGCATTTTTCAAGTGGCCCTCAACTGCACTCTTGGAAACCTACGAGATTCTCCTCGTCATGGCCTTTACTCTCCTCATCGCGCTTTCTGGAGGTGGTGAAAGGTGAGCGCGCCTTTTCCTCCGATAAGGCGAACGCCTGA